From the Triticum urartu cultivar G1812 chromosome 4, Tu2.1, whole genome shotgun sequence genome, the window TGGAGTCATTCTACATTGCTTACTCGCATATTGCCACATAGAGAACAACTACGAGGTGGGGTGACAGAACTGCAAGCAACAAAGGGTGCGTATTCTCGCCTTGCGTGACGAAGCATTGGGTGTTTGATTGTTAGCACAATCAAATCTGGCTTTGCTAGGCAAAGAGATACAGTTTGGTCACAAGGGATGAGAGCAGAATTGGCATTTCCTCAAGAGCAAACGTCAGTCTATTCTTTTCAGAATAGAGCAAGTGCCAGTTAGCACATGATCTATTGGTCATTGGTTTCTCTTGGCAAAATATCCAAAGAAGGGATTTGCCTAGATAACCCATGGCCGACAGCTAGTATTCTCTTGCCTAGATATGCTAGCTTCGCAAGGGTAATATATGGAAATAATTCCTTATGTGGCCCTGTTAAAAATGTGCTTCCCTGTTTGGTATTCTTTTGACACCAGGTGTGAATTTTGTTCCTAGTGTGACATTTCCATCCGTTTTTCCAGCAGAGTGttaaatgacacctgaaaagacACCCCTCATTTGTACACTAGTTATTTTTTCAGCAAAACACCTGAGCAGAACTGGAGTCACATATCAGTCGCAGTGCTGCAGCGAGGCACCTGGCGGGATTACACCATGGCCTTGTGGCGGTGCTCGGTCGAGGAGGAAAATGGTGAGGTGGACCCGGTGCTCGCCACCGCCACCTCTCGCTCCTCTGACCTGCTTTCTCCCGCGCTTCTGCGTCCTCCTTGCCGCCCTCTTCCACTCCCTCTCCCTACTGCCCCCCTCGTTGTCCGTGCCGCCTCGCGCCTCCCTGGCCACGCGTCTTGCTGAGCATGACATGCTGCTGTACCTTGCTGACTTCTGCATGCTCCCGTAGGGTGTCTAGATTAGAAGTCATAGGAAGGAATTTATTTTTGCTTCAGAATTATTCTTGGCTTTGTTTGCTTGTATTCTATGTAACTAGTTGTCTCATTGAATAATCACCCATGTCAACGCTGCCCTCAAGTAGTAAAGTTAACCATATGTTAGTTTCCTATATGTTCTTTCTTTAACTATTTATACTAAAGCGAGGAGAATTTTATCTTAATTGACTCCACTCATTTTCTGAACCAGACTCTCACTAAGCTCCGATTTACGAGGAATGAGTTGACTGAGGATGAAAAGAATGCATTTAAGGTTCTTTCTTTTCTCCATTATTTCCTGATTTCATTATTTTTCTATATACCAACTTATCTGGTGCTTCTGCATtttaattttatcattgcagAAATTACTGGAAGAAGATAGTTTTTACACAATAAGGCTACCGTCTAATGTGTTGGATCCTACAAGAAACGATTATATTTATTCCTCAATCAAAGCGGTAAGTTGAGTAGTTGACTAACTTCATGTTGTTTCTCTCCAACCTATCATTATGGCTTGCTGGATCGTAAGATAGATTCACCAGATATTACTCCAATATTATTGTGAATGAGGTTTATTACAACAGAATCAACAACTATACTGATTTGAAATTCCCATGAAGCAATGGCCACTTTCAAGCTTATGAAAGAAGCATAAATTGCAGATATGAAATGTTTTATGTTAGGAATTATTGTGATTCTAGAGTTGTGTTTTCAGTCGCTGAACTGTGTATTTTTTCGATGTTCAGAGATGCATTCCACGTGACAGCTTGGATGAACATATTGTCATCCACATGGTAATTCTCTCGATTTCTTAACTGCTACTTGTATCTTCTCCTGTAGAGCTTACTTCATTGTGTATAATTGATACATCTTAAAAATACTGTCAGCATTTTCGTCGGTTCATAATTACATTTTCTGTATAACTAACAAAATAGGGTGGGATGCTGTTTGATTGTCGTGGACCTTTCCTATAGCCCCATCTATCTTTGCTGCCGATCCACGGAAAATGGCAGCTAGGATAGCACACCAGTGATGGTTTAGTTCAATTTTCGTTAGGAGATTGTGTTAGAGATGGGTAGGTATCCCTTCAGTATACGTATTTAGAAATATCTATTGGTGTTCCTTGAGCTCAAGGATGCTATTTATCCTTTCCTGATACTACCTCTGTACACTAATATAAGACTTTTTTGCAGTTCAATTTGAACTGCAAAAACGTCTTAAATTAGAGATTGTGTTAGAGATGGTTAAGTATTCCTTCAGTATACGTATTTAGAAATATCTATTGGTGTTCCTTGAGGTTAAGGTTCCTTTCCTGATACTGCCTATGTACACTAATCTAAGACGTTctgcaaaaacgtcttacattactGTACAGAGGGAGTACATTTTAGTTATTACAATCAGCTAGCAGTTTCTGTTCCCTTTTGGATATGAGTATATGACTGCCTATCTTTAGAAGCAGCCCCTTGTATGTTAACTTCTAGTTATAACTACCTGTTTTAGGAGCCCTTCTAGTTATAACTACCTGTTTTTAGAAGGAGCCTTAATGTAATTTTCAGCATCAATCTAAGAATTTCCTTACCTAATGAAGCCGTATGTCAGAACCTCTTTGCCACTTGTGCATGGAGGGTGAGCATGAGTTATCAAGCTACCTACCCTTTCCGATCCCGTACAAAGGCACATTTTCCTGTACAACCCCCACCTTTGCACCACCACAAATCAACCTGTAACATTGTACAGTTTAATCATGTGGCACTAGGAATGCATATTCAGTAGGGTTGGTTAACCTGAGTATTTTTTAGCTCTGAAGTAAGCAACTTTCGTCCTGGTTTTATTATGTTACATATGTTCTTCCTTGGCAGAACTCCACGTCCAAATTGGAAGTTCCCATGTTTCATATTTAGAATGACAGATGGCTTTGTTGGCTGTTGCTTATTTGCTAGAAACCATCACATGTACCTAGCACGTAGCATGAAACCTTTAATGGTATATTTTTTTATGTGATAAATCGGTAGTGCAGTAGAATAATACTGTCTTTCACAGGATGAAATGTTTGAAGGAATATTCACTTTCTATAGATGAATGTCTCTTTGGTATTTGGCTCACATTAGGCTTTGCTGTGTCATTTGCAGGACGGTGTAAATATTTTGGCTGTTAATTATGGTTCCGTTGGTGGATGCCAATATCCCCGGCCAATGGAAGTAGTAAGTTGTCTTGCTTGAAACCTTGTTTATGGAGTTGCATGTGGTAAATAATTGATAGAAATAACCTATAAGCTTTTAACTGTACCGTACCAGCAAAATGCACGCACATACTATAAACATATAAACTTCAAGAGTTATACTGCCTAGATTAAACTCCCGCAATTATGGTAAAATAACATCACAGAAGGATTCATGTTGATGTTTCACCCGTTAAGTATACCGTGTGTGTCTGCTGATGAAAGACAATGCTTCTATTTACAATGCTGAAATTCTTGTTCCAGCCATCAAAATGGACATTCAATTCATACACTATTCTGAAGACTGCTGACCAAGCACCAAGGTAAATCTCTGCTTTATCGAGGTTAAGACAAAAATAATATGCAGAGCACCAGAGAGGTGGCAGTTCACATTTATCTTAGTGACCTTTTCCAGCAACAAACCTATTGCCAAAGAACAGTCTCAAACCTATCCTATCTCGAATGACACCTGGTTCCTAGTTCTAACTAAGTTGTGCGCTTGCAGAACTCCATCATTTGTAGAGCAATTGATAGAAACTGAGAGTGGACTCGGTGAAGTGATGAAACCACCTGAGAAATCTTTCTGGGCTAAATATGTGAGTACAGTAATAAATATCACGTGTATATTTTCGATTTTTTTCGCTGGTGCCTGCATGACTTGAAATGTTGTCGTATCCTTTTCCTTGAATCTGACTGCTGCTTCCTGCTTTGCAGTGGATGTACATCATTCCTCTTGGTCTCATTGTCATGAACGCCGTCACAGCAGCAGCAAACATACCCGAGGAGCAAGCTGGAGGGCAGGGTCAAGCTCCAGCACAAAGGGCGCCAATTGCTGCTCCAAGGAGAAGATGATGGCTTCCTATATTCTTTGCATGCCATAGGTACTTTATCTGGCTATAAGCTATTTCAGCATCACAGACGTTGTTTGTCACAACCGTTCCTTCACCTATAACTTATGCCCAACATCGTTTGAGTTTCAGATTCACAAAGAATGGACAGGGGGGATGGATCTGCTTGACCTTCCCCAGAACAGGGGCAGTACTAGCGGCAACAAGACTCacttggtttttctttttctcgcaTTCAGAAACCCACCTTGTTGTAGAATCACCTCAGAAAGGTCGCGTGTTCTGCTCGCATCTACACGCGTATTTTTGCCTGTTGATAGAAATTACCATCAGTCCTTAACTCGGTTCAAACTGCATGCCTTAATATTCAGAACTAGCTTAATTTACCAATATCAAACATTGTATGTTTTGCTCATAACCCTCCTGTATCAACAAATTCGTGCTGCTTGCATTGCATTGTCGACGGTTTGGTGCTTTGACTCTTGGTGCCTGAGAATATGTAAATGCTTATCTTCTTGGGCAAAAAAAAAATCATTGATGTTTACCATGCTATAGCTTATCCACTTGCAGAACTGAGCAAAAGTATCCTCATTTGTTGTGTACAAATAGATCAAACTGTGAGTGTCCGTTTTGAAAAAAATAGTGTCTATTTAGGCTGTATTAAAAAAATTCCTGTATGGAATATGTGCAGTCATGTTTTGGCTTTAAATTTTCCAATTGTAAATGTGGAGTAAAATGCTGTGGACATTCATTATGTTTTTGCAAAAAATTCACACCTTGGGTGAGAAATCGGAAGAAGATGTCATTCGTTTGATGAGAAATAGAAAGGAATATTGAGAATTCGCGTGGCTGAAGCTGAAGATAAGCGAATGGTAAGCGAGATGGGTGAGCGTGGGCGTGTTTGTTTCACGACCCAATATTTACAACGGAATTGCTTTGCACACGACGTTTCACTTTATAATCTTTGTAATATTTGATGATCCAAAGGTCCAGCCACACGCAGCGGATGTGATGAAAGGCCGAGGGTGGATTTAATTGAAAATGAAGCGGGCAAGGTTTTTTTTCGACAAAGGATGGATTTTATCGAAAATGAAGCATCAAGGGACACAAACACAATGAGCACTTATCCGACCTCTGCATAATTAGGATGCATATGACCAACACATCTGCAAAGAGCAAAGTTATACAAGACTTATTTTCATGAAAAAATGGGATCTATCAAGCACATTCAGGATATGCCTCTACTATAAAATCACTTGGTCATATTTGCTATgccaagaaaaataaaatgaaacGATCAAAACACGGTCAATAAAATCAGCAATGAATAATGATGTTTTCTGTCACGATTCAATTTTGATTTTGTTTTTACATCGTAAAGAATATGTGTTTTAACTTGAAATTTCACATGCTAATATAACATCACACTCTTAACATATTATATTTTTTGAATGCATGTGTGTGTTTGTAAGCATCTACGATTGTACTGTGTTAAGGAAATATATTgtatttttttagatttttttgaaACCTCAAACTATAATGCGGTTTCAACTGGACATAGTTTCTTGTTTCTTCTTTGAGAAACCCTGTAATTTTATTCATATCATACTCATAACAACCACAGATACACTGATTTGGATTTAAGATCTAAGAAAATATAAAGTAACTCTTATGACTAAGAATTATAATGATTTTTTTTGGAAACACCTTCTTCGTTGTATCAATCTCTGTTGGAAAAAACACTCTAAAGACTTTGATAAAGAGGCTGCAATTGGATTAGAGCAACGATGTTGTCACTCTTTCACCTACACGAACATTACCAACAATGAGTTTTGAAAGCACCTTGAGTCGTCCATCCAAAAAGATGGAAAGACTTCATGGATGAATGTATTTGGGACGGGGATAATCCCCTAGAAGTGCAGACTGTCAGATCATAATATCTTCACCGTTGTGTCGATGAAATATTTCAACTCCATAAAGAATCAAACCAACAATTTTTTTTTGACACCAACATAAACTCATCAGGTCCGAATAATCGGATCTACGAGGACAGAAAACTCTCTAATTTCCTGGCATCGCTAGAAGAACGAGAGTAAATTTATTCTCACAAAATACGAAAATCACTAGGTGATGATGAAAGACATAGGACTTTTGAAGATGTGAGGCCCCCACCTCCGAGAGCCAGGATGGCAGCCGGAGGCGAGGGGATCAAAAACTTCgttggggcggcggcgacggcggttgCAACCCTAGCGAAACCCTCGCATGTTCCCGTGACCCTGTTTTAGAGGCCAAGGTGGACAATGGCCCAGCCCGGGCCTGGCACGACACGTAGGCTGGTTAGCCCATGTGCTTTCGGCCTTTTGGACTGTTTTTGGGTCAATAACTTGATAAAAAAAGTCAGAAAAAAATCCAGAAAACAATAAACGGGCCATGTCGTGCCAGCCACAGGCCTCACACATCTGCGCCGTCGTGCCATGGGCCACACACGGCCCGCTTAGTCATGTACCAGGCCAAGCCCTTTATTGCCGAGCACGCGTGCTCATGGGCCGGCCCGGAAAAAAGGCCCGTTTGGCCAGCTATAAGGCCACTACCCGCGGATTCGGAGCCAGGCGCCAGATCCACAACACTCTGTCAGCCGAGCAGCAACACCCCGTCCACAGCTTCCCTTCTCCGGCAAGCCCAGTTGAAGACAAGCCGCATCGCCTCTTCCAAGGCTGCTTCGCCGGTGCCGCCCCCGGGCAAACATGGATTCAAACTTATTTATATCTGAGAATAAGCAACTTAAATGTGAACAAGCTTAAACTTGCAAGAACCCGAAATCTGAATGGATTCAAACTTGCAAGAAACACAAGATGTCAGTAGTGCTCAATGGCCAATGGGTCAGGACAACACACCCCCAGTCAGCTTTTGATGCAACATCCCTACCTAAACTTGCAACAAACTCAAGACGTCAGCGCTCAATGGGTCATGACTCATGACTTCCCGCAGTATTTATCCAACACTAGATGATTGTACAAGAACGCCACCGTCGCGCAAGCGACGATGGCCAGGGCCAGAAATGCCGTCTTCGTCAGTCTCGGGGAGGAGCTTGGCAGCCATGGGTACAAATCTGGCTGAGGCATGACGCAGCTCTCACCGTTGAAGTATATGCGTCTTGGGAAACCCCAGCCCTTCTCGAAAGTGAAGGTCGACGGGTCCTTCCTGAACAGAAGCTCGGATTGCACGTTGCCGTCTGGCCCAGCCACCATGAGCAGGTCATTGTAGTACTTGAGACCCCACAGCATCGCGGTATCATCTGCATCGAAACGCCGGTTAATAGCTTAGTACATGCTACACATTTTAGTTATGGAGGGATAAAGCAATACTCACTTATTACTCCATAGGGGTTCAATGCTTTGTAGTTGAAGCTGAAAATTGTCGTGACATTGTCGAAATTTGGGTGTTGAACAACCAGGTTCCACTGGGAGTAGTTCATCCGGTAGTTCCAGTTTGaaatggtgatcttcaccctccAGTAGTCCCTGTAGTTGGCCTTAACATGCCAGTGCACCTTGATTGGGCACATATGGGGTGAGCATCGCACTAGGGGGGTCGAGCTGCCCTTGCCAGGTCCATTCACCACTGAAGCCAAGTAAGGCGAATTAACCctatcaaagtagcaaacacatTTAGAAATAGTTTCAGGGAGTGCAAAAAGTATCTGCCTCCTGAAGAGATAATACTTACTCAACGCAGCTCCCAGGGTTGGTTATGTTGTTCTGGCAGCCACATGAGCACTTTGGGCAGTCAACTATCGTTTCGTTGTAAAACGATGATAGTGCAACACAACAAGCAGGACCTCTTTGAGCAACAAACTGTGAATATGTGCATATCACATCCCAAGTCACTGAAAGAAGAGAACATTTTCGTTAGTCAGTGATCAACATATGCACTGTTGACCTGTGGTAAGCCCAAGAAATTTGATTCTGTCGTAATAGCAACTAAACAGAAAAGAGGAATTCGGAAACGACATACCATGCGCTTGAGTTGTTCTCCTTCCATCGAGCGAAATGAACTTAGTGGGAGGTTTTACTTTCTGGGCTGCTCCACAGGTATACCCTGGACCTGGGGCCTTGAGGGTGAAGTTTTTCGGTGCTTTCACTGTCCTATTTGTCGTTCCGGATCGGCCAACAGTGATCTGAAACGATGCCACTGCATTGACTGGATCTTGCACCCATGAGTTAAGAACTCCTCCTTTGCAACAATTTCCCACCTGCATGCCGTTAGGCGCACCAGGAAGCAAGTCAACTGTTGTTGGGTCTCTCCTGCAGCAGTGTGGTATATTGCCTTTAAATTGAGAGCAATCCCCTTGCTCTATTGTCTGTGCACCCATCATTCCCCAGATGACCTCCTTCTTTGTCCAAGCCCACCCAAGATGCCACCCAGGTGCTTGGATATGACGGTACTTCTGGTAATTGTTTATGGAAACAACAGCCTGTGAAATGCAGATTGTACAGAACATCAACAGCAGAATAATACGTGGTGGAGGTTGTATGTTTCACAATTATGTAACGGTTCTTAATGCCGCATTTAGAGTCAATAAAATTCCCTTCTCAATAAAAATGTAACAGGTCTTAATAAGAAGATAAATGTTGAAGCCAAGTGATGTGCAGCGAATCTTTTTTTTTTGCGAGTGATGTGCAGCGAATCTGTTCTGCATTGTGTCAAATGCAATTAGGAAAAAAGAAATTGCACACATTGGAACTGAAGTTTTATAGGATGCAATGTCGAACTACAAAGAAGAGTTTTACAAAAAGGAGTACTTGCGTCCGACTTCTGCATGAACTTCAATCAGAACTCTGAATTACTGTACTAGAAGTTGGGGTAACTTACAACATAGCCATCTGCAGTCCACTGAGTGATATCCCATTTGATTGTGATGTTCCCGGTTGGATCAAGAGGGTCGTAAGCTTCTGCATAGAGATAGGCAAGCATACGCAGAACCTCAAGTTAATATACATGCATTTCAATACACCCCCTTGTTCACATCAAGTTCCAGTCTAAATAAAAATAGCGAAAAAACTCTGTATGAAAAGTAGCACAATACGGATCAAGATTTACTTGCTATTAGAACAAATTACATGCAGCCAATCTTTGCTGAATGAAAATTGAGGAAGAACTCTGTAACTATCCTATAATATGCACACGCCACATTGGTCTTTGCATGATATAAAAAACATTTCTCTTTTACAGAATTAAATTTCGACAACCATGTAATTATCCACATTTCCTGTGACTGAAAAATGGGGAGAAGTAGCTCACAGTTATTTAATTAAGATTGAAATTTCCCGACAGCCATGTAACTGCGGTGGTGACAATAGCTCGAGATTCTGGTTCCCTAGATGATTTTTCCTCTTATTTGTATATATTGTGCTAGCCGGGTGTCGAGGTAGAGATCTCCCGGCTCAAGCAGCTGCATGCAACTCAATACTTTAACAAATTCTTTAAACACTAGGAATCGGTATTGACTAGTGATTAAAGGCTACCGACCGTGGTTACAGGAACTAATTAATTTATACTCTCTGCATGCCTAATAAAGCAGGATACGAATGATCCGGACCCTTTGATTAGATGGCAATCGAACAGTATGCAGGGCCCCTTTTCCCCGAGTATTTTCTTGACCGACCACTACGCAAGATTCTACTAGGGCCACATCCTCTGCGTATGATATGGCTGAAAAATGGGAACAAATCCAACTGCGGCGGTGAATGGTACTCTAAGTGGCAACAGCTCGAGATTCTGGTTCCCCGCATGATTTTTTCCCCTCGTATGAATCGGGAATACACGGAGATTTATGTATCGAATCGTTGCAGATGGCCGCAAAATCTGCGAACTTATCAAGATCGAGGACGGATTTGTAGAAAAAAGAGAAGGGGGAAAGGAGTCTGGCAAGAAAACCCTCGATGAAACAGTAGTAACAAGAAACAAATTCTGAGAAGAGTGAACAAGGCAATGTAGAGCTGTTTGGAAAGGGCCAAGACAGCCGGGCAGGCGACGGACTGACCTGTCAGAGGCGCCGCTCCGACGAGCAGGAGCAGCGCAAGCGCGGCGGCGGCACAGAGGCGCAGGAGCGACGTCGCCGCCATGGCTGGCCGAGGCGAGGAACAGAGGGAGCTCGCTCGCTCCCTAGTGCGCGCTAGCTAGCTAGGCGATGCAATGCCAGTGCCAGCTGCCGCTGCCAATCCTGGTGGTAGCAGCAGCAGTGCTCATTTATTTTCGCCGGCCTTTTCCTCGGCGGGCGCGATTAATAGCCCCGCCCCGGTGCGGCATTCCATTTTTGTTGGGTGCGGGGAGAAAGAGGCGCGCCGAGCGCGACGCATGGGAGGGCGAGCGCGTCTCTGTCTCGGAGGAGCAGCGCGCGGGGCCCGACGCTGCAGCAGCGCACAAACCAGCTGACGAGCGAGCTCCCTTTCCCTCGTCGGCCTTTTCCCCCCGCTGcgcggcgaga encodes:
- the LOC125550695 gene encoding ER membrane protein complex subunit 10-like yields the protein MAARRRSLLMLPPLLLLLSHFLSLAAAFQSDELLLHDDDEFEGTRASSTPSLRPPSTPPVVSSRRRSADATQAAGASESNTVQFTLEHDLGAGLGFGPAGSFSARLKSSAHGSQTLTKLRFTRNELTEDEKNAFKKLLEEDSFYTIRLPSNVLDPTRNDYIYSSIKARCIPRDSLDEHIVIHMDGVNILAVNYGSVGGCQYPRPMEVPSKWTFNSYTILKTADQAPRTPSFVEQLIETESGLGEVMKPPEKSFWAKYWMYIIPLGLIVMNAVTAAANIPEEQAGGQGQAPAQRAPIAAPRRR
- the LOC125553555 gene encoding COBRA-like protein 2 produces the protein MAATSLLRLCAAAALALLLLVGAAPLTEAYDPLDPTGNITIKWDITQWTADGYVAVVSINNYQKYRHIQAPGWHLGWAWTKKEVIWGMMGAQTIEQGDCSQFKGNIPHCCRRDPTTVDLLPGAPNGMQVGNCCKGGVLNSWVQDPVNAVASFQITVGRSGTTNRTVKAPKNFTLKAPGPGYTCGAAQKVKPPTKFISLDGRRTTQAHVTWDVICTYSQFVAQRGPACCVALSSFYNETIVDCPKCSCGCQNNITNPGSCVEVNSPYLASVVNGPGKGSSTPLVRCSPHMCPIKVHWHVKANYRDYWRVKITISNWNYRMNYSQWNLVVQHPNFDNVTTIFSFNYKALNPYGVINDTAMLWGLKYYNDLLMVAGPDGNVQSELLFRKDPSTFTFEKGWGFPRRIYFNGESCVMPQPDLYPWLPSSSPRLTKTAFLALAIVACATVAFLYNHLVLDKYCGKS